One genomic region from Thermoleptolyngbya sichuanensis A183 encodes:
- a CDS encoding 2Fe-2S iron-sulfur cluster-binding protein, translated as MTDTYRVEILHQGNSHTITVSADETVLAAAAAAGLELPSSCNAGVCTTCAAQLLSGTVEQGDGMGISPELQAQGFALLCVAYPRSDLKLETEKEDTVYELQFGQFQK; from the coding sequence ATGACCGACACTTATAGGGTTGAAATTCTTCACCAGGGAAACTCCCACACGATTACGGTTTCAGCAGATGAAACCGTGCTTGCTGCTGCTGCCGCTGCCGGACTGGAGCTGCCGTCCTCCTGCAATGCGGGGGTTTGCACAACCTGTGCCGCGCAATTGCTATCGGGCACGGTGGAGCAGGGCGACGGCATGGGCATTAGCCCGGAACTGCAAGCTCAGGGGTTTGCGCTGCTCTGTGTTGCCTATCCGCGATCGGATTTGAAACTGGAGACGGAGAAGGAAGATACAGTATATGAATTGCAGTTTGGTCAGTTCCAAAAATAG
- a CDS encoding peptidoglycan DD-metalloendopeptidase family protein, translating into MLRVGQAIRVPGHQRAESASVSRVAPEHTPQLVPGVEPSPLVADTPTSSSAGVLDEQAAPSEVADISEEIRTSDRPLRYASLENLRQRRERLRSVLASQQLQSSAEPSSLSKGDATPSVRVQGNGRSSALEADEKQLVSPPSSYGLAASGDVERSLTAVLPAGGSVLYRVKPGDTLGAIALAYDVPQSVLVAANGLDNPHQLQVNQVLAVPSGSATLETSFSALSQPAGDVSLNLEQPVLLAHRVSAGETIEQIASAYGVSKDAVVEASGLQDPDVIQIGQVIAVPAESSELVSSARRQSSVVLPPADSRQVDGASTMFEPSDAVPTVATGSSVLFATEFVGVGGVAPARSEAVRSEVYRPGATEVAAVVLPAQNPSRTFEHLHRLINDVSPLRSSEPLEQPGLDGQPSKFGQDNQPSVVAALTLRSVGSAQDLGDRFVPSVPTVEPVLEALPHLTQPQPEVVSELDAGEFAVKPGALDSSNPSAGAEPELVAAAPASESAPAASSGQLVAVAPLGSESYEPLLEPLVGRMVSPELPALSQMDAFLPEGTPVSNGFIWPARGVLTSGFGWRWGRMHRGIDIAAPVGTPIVAAAAGVVEFSGWNSGGYGYMIDIRHADGTRTRYAHNSRLLVRVGDRVDQGQHIAAMGSTGFSTGPHVHFEIHVPNQGTVNPMSLLARR; encoded by the coding sequence GTGCTTCGGGTCGGGCAAGCAATTCGAGTTCCGGGCCACCAAAGAGCAGAGTCGGCTAGCGTCTCAAGGGTTGCGCCTGAGCATACTCCGCAGCTAGTCCCCGGCGTAGAGCCTTCACCGCTTGTAGCAGATACGCCTACTTCATCTTCAGCAGGCGTTTTAGACGAGCAGGCAGCGCCATCCGAGGTGGCAGATATTTCGGAGGAAATTCGCACCTCAGACCGTCCCCTCCGCTACGCCAGCCTCGAAAACCTCCGCCAGCGCCGAGAGCGTTTGCGTAGCGTGTTGGCAAGCCAACAATTGCAGTCGTCGGCTGAACCCTCTAGCTTGTCTAAGGGTGATGCTACTCCTTCTGTCCGTGTTCAGGGCAATGGCCGAAGCAGCGCTCTGGAAGCAGATGAGAAGCAATTGGTTTCGCCTCCCTCGTCTTATGGACTAGCCGCTTCGGGTGATGTTGAGCGGAGTTTGACGGCGGTGTTACCTGCTGGCGGTAGTGTCCTGTATCGCGTTAAGCCAGGGGACACCTTGGGGGCGATCGCCCTTGCCTACGACGTTCCTCAAAGCGTTTTGGTTGCAGCGAACGGCTTGGACAATCCCCATCAACTGCAAGTTAACCAGGTTCTTGCAGTTCCATCTGGCTCTGCAACGCTGGAGACTTCTTTCAGTGCTTTGAGTCAGCCTGCTGGCGATGTCTCTCTCAATCTAGAGCAGCCTGTGTTGCTGGCTCATCGCGTTTCTGCTGGAGAAACCATTGAGCAAATTGCGAGCGCCTACGGCGTATCGAAAGATGCTGTTGTAGAAGCCAGCGGTCTGCAAGATCCAGATGTAATTCAGATTGGTCAAGTCATTGCAGTTCCTGCCGAGTCGTCTGAGCTAGTATCATCGGCCCGTCGCCAGTCTTCGGTCGTGCTGCCTCCGGCCGATTCTCGTCAGGTTGACGGGGCTTCTACGATGTTTGAGCCGTCTGATGCGGTGCCCACGGTGGCTACTGGCAGTTCTGTTCTGTTTGCGACTGAGTTTGTTGGGGTTGGGGGTGTTGCTCCTGCCCGGAGCGAAGCGGTACGTTCTGAGGTTTACCGACCCGGAGCAACTGAGGTGGCAGCAGTCGTATTGCCTGCTCAAAATCCTAGCCGCACCTTCGAGCATTTGCATCGACTGATCAACGATGTTTCGCCTTTGCGATCGTCAGAGCCTTTAGAGCAACCAGGTTTAGATGGTCAACCTAGTAAGTTCGGTCAGGACAATCAGCCGTCTGTGGTAGCAGCGCTCACTTTGAGAAGCGTTGGCTCGGCTCAAGACTTGGGCGATCGCTTTGTACCTTCTGTACCCACAGTTGAACCTGTTCTAGAGGCTCTCCCGCATCTAACTCAGCCTCAACCTGAGGTCGTGTCTGAGTTAGATGCGGGAGAGTTTGCGGTAAAACCGGGAGCCTTAGATTCCTCTAATCCTTCTGCTGGCGCTGAGCCTGAGCTAGTGGCTGCTGCTCCTGCTAGCGAATCTGCTCCTGCTGCCAGCAGCGGACAGCTTGTGGCAGTTGCCCCCCTCGGGTCAGAAAGCTATGAGCCTCTTCTAGAGCCGCTGGTGGGTCGCATGGTTTCTCCTGAGCTACCTGCGCTGTCTCAGATGGATGCGTTTTTGCCAGAGGGAACTCCCGTTTCAAACGGTTTCATCTGGCCAGCGCGTGGAGTTCTGACCTCTGGATTTGGCTGGCGCTGGGGACGGATGCACCGGGGAATCGACATCGCAGCACCCGTTGGCACACCCATTGTGGCGGCGGCCGCTGGAGTCGTTGAGTTTTCCGGTTGGAACTCTGGTGGCTATGGCTACATGATTGACATTCGTCATGCGGATGGCACCCGCACTCGCTATGCCCACAATAGCCGTCTACTGGTGCGCGTTGGGGATCGAGTGGATCAAGGTCAGCATATCGCGGCGATGGGTAGCACGGGCTTTAGCACTGGGCCCCACGTCCACTTCGAGATCCATGTCCCGAACCAGGGTACGGTTAATCCGATGTCTCTCTTGGCGCGTCGATAG
- a CDS encoding DUF2605 domain-containing protein produces the protein MSGSSTPEPDLLKALLEPLLEDFQYWFERSQTLLESQPISFLSNEQQADLLARVLQAQREVQTAQLLLRATDGKVGVEAAVMVPWHSLVTECWQVSSRFRLERIQSQDSEP, from the coding sequence ATGTCTGGTTCAAGTACACCGGAACCCGATTTGCTGAAAGCCCTATTAGAGCCTTTGCTAGAGGACTTTCAGTATTGGTTTGAGCGATCGCAAACCCTGCTAGAATCCCAGCCCATTTCGTTTCTCAGCAATGAGCAACAGGCAGATTTATTAGCGCGAGTTTTGCAAGCTCAGCGAGAGGTGCAAACGGCCCAACTGCTCCTTAGGGCAACAGATGGGAAGGTGGGTGTAGAGGCAGCCGTCATGGTTCCCTGGCACTCGCTGGTAACGGAGTGTTGGCAGGTTTCGAGTCGTTTTCGTCTAGAGCGGATTCAGTCGCAAGACTCAGAGCCTTGA
- a CDS encoding DUF2854 domain-containing protein: MLGRISLGTVGLVVGGLLTVVGFIAYFSSSATLNLVGFFYGIPLLLGGLALKISELTPVPYSQPPSAAALALRDQQATETQHQIRKDVTRYRYGQSAHLDSSLESLGLEPTDDERPVLVALREEDRDGAYALVLEFESEYVSLEKWNSKREKIERFFGPGLRVEISQPGEDYIDVALISTGAAQA, from the coding sequence ATGCTTGGACGTATTTCGCTAGGGACGGTCGGACTGGTCGTGGGCGGTTTGCTTACCGTGGTAGGCTTCATTGCCTATTTTTCCAGCAGCGCCACGCTCAATTTGGTAGGGTTTTTCTACGGAATCCCCCTGCTGTTGGGCGGGCTGGCGCTGAAAATTTCCGAGTTGACCCCAGTTCCATACTCTCAGCCGCCTTCGGCTGCTGCCTTGGCGCTGCGCGATCAGCAAGCAACCGAAACCCAGCATCAGATTCGCAAGGACGTGACTCGCTATCGCTACGGGCAGTCAGCGCATCTCGATAGTTCGCTAGAGAGCCTGGGGCTAGAGCCGACGGACGATGAGCGCCCGGTGCTGGTCGCCCTACGGGAAGAAGATCGAGACGGAGCCTATGCACTCGTTCTGGAATTCGAGTCTGAATATGTTTCGCTGGAAAAATGGAACAGCAAGCGGGAAAAGATTGAGCGATTTTTTGGCCCAGGGCTGCGCGTCGAGATCAGCCAGCCCGGTGAAGATTACATCGATGTGGCGCTGATTTCGACTGGAGCAGCCCAGGCTTAG
- a CDS encoding SRPBCC family protein, with translation MADWLDHTVQVEVEAPIERVWGLWSDLEQMPKWMKWIDSVTIQPDNPDLSRWKLASSGFEFSWQSRITKLVQHQIMQWESVDGLPNRGAIRFYDRGDRSVVKLTVSYAIPGILGKVMDNLFLGRLVESTLQADLNRFRDYALRAELSS, from the coding sequence ATGGCCGACTGGTTAGATCACACCGTTCAAGTCGAAGTCGAAGCGCCCATCGAGCGGGTGTGGGGACTCTGGTCTGACCTAGAGCAAATGCCCAAGTGGATGAAGTGGATCGACTCAGTGACAATTCAGCCAGATAACCCGGACCTGTCGCGCTGGAAGCTGGCCTCTAGTGGGTTCGAGTTTAGCTGGCAGTCCCGTATCACCAAGCTGGTGCAACACCAGATCATGCAGTGGGAATCGGTGGACGGACTGCCCAACCGGGGCGCAATCCGGTTTTACGATCGGGGCGATCGCAGCGTAGTAAAGCTCACGGTGTCTTACGCGATCCCCGGTATTTTGGGCAAAGTGATGGACAACCTGTTTCTGGGTCGCCTGGTGGAATCGACGCTGCAAGCCGATCTCAACCGATTCCGCGACTACGCGCTACGGGCAGAGTTGTCGAGCTAA
- a CDS encoding DUF2973 domain-containing protein — MLHLLYVVAFTILALLAVSNLIRSLMTLGIESQRVYAPPAQPYRSSRLQSTSHPELLDDTGNLINEPYLVMRSISVEDAREQLDALYNASPSSAEKPQEEA; from the coding sequence ATGCTACATCTGCTTTATGTCGTTGCCTTTACGATCCTGGCGCTGCTGGCAGTCAGCAACTTGATCCGCAGCCTGATGACGCTGGGTATAGAGTCGCAGCGTGTCTATGCACCCCCGGCACAGCCCTATCGCTCCAGTCGCCTTCAGTCTACCTCTCATCCAGAACTGCTGGACGACACGGGAAACCTGATTAACGAGCCGTATTTGGTGATGCGATCGATTTCGGTTGAAGATGCCCGCGAACAGCTCGATGCGCTATACAACGCATCGCCCAGTTCTGCCGAAAAGCCTCAGGAAGAGGCTTAA
- a CDS encoding serine hydrolase: MKRRSGQGGTQPLGSVPPAAGSRSQSGDRSATNQAPRSGHILARSPRPISPRASYSAQPPLNLRNVLDHSERSPAAGNGRQSSERSNPPSLALIQPQPRSLSPNGNRPDAARRPERPVALAPRPMGRSRSTPRRGRAHPPASASPLLYATRLIILGVGIGAIVGTSLSVWNPTIRAQDTTAASLAASPTHAPSPTPTPGFRGDLVPANPSSAIMKLRLGQPIAPLTTTLQSLVAQAGLSAGVFVVDLDTGDYVDLNGSTVYPAASTIKTPILVAFLQDVDRQRVRLDEALTLQTIDITDGSGEIQFMEVGSQLSALDTATKMITISDNTATNMVIHKLGGLTALNSRFRDWGMSHTVLNNLLADLQGTNTTSARDLSLLLTAVIQGDLLSLRSRDRLLDIMRSTVNNSLLAATLGPDAKIAHKTGNIDSLSGDSGIVDMPNGKRYVITALVQRSGDAGSAAQLIQQISQATYQYFAQPPAVAIPPNVPDSTANPDTAPSSQDPSASDPAQQPTL, from the coding sequence ATGAAACGGCGATCTGGGCAGGGTGGAACTCAGCCTTTGGGGTCTGTGCCGCCGGCCGCAGGCAGTCGATCGCAATCGGGCGATCGCTCGGCTACAAATCAGGCTCCTCGTTCGGGACATATACTGGCGCGATCGCCCCGGCCCATCTCCCCCCGCGCCTCCTATTCGGCCCAGCCACCGCTGAACTTACGCAACGTCCTGGATCATTCAGAGCGATCGCCCGCTGCTGGCAACGGTCGCCAATCGTCTGAACGGTCGAATCCGCCATCTCTGGCGCTGATCCAACCCCAGCCTCGCTCACTTTCTCCGAATGGGAATCGGCCTGATGCGGCGAGACGACCTGAGCGTCCAGTGGCGCTGGCTCCCCGACCGATGGGGCGATCGCGCTCGACTCCCCGACGGGGACGCGCCCATCCCCCAGCCTCCGCTTCGCCACTACTCTATGCGACTCGCCTGATCATTCTGGGCGTGGGCATTGGGGCAATCGTCGGCACTAGCCTTTCTGTCTGGAATCCGACAATCCGGGCCCAGGACACCACAGCCGCCAGCCTGGCCGCCAGTCCTACCCACGCCCCCAGCCCCACGCCAACTCCTGGCTTTCGCGGTGATCTTGTGCCTGCCAATCCGTCTTCTGCGATTATGAAGCTGCGTCTGGGGCAGCCGATTGCGCCGCTCACGACCACGCTACAGTCGCTTGTGGCTCAGGCTGGGCTGTCGGCTGGCGTGTTTGTGGTGGATTTGGACACTGGGGACTATGTGGACTTGAACGGCAGCACCGTCTATCCAGCCGCCAGCACGATCAAAACCCCCATTCTGGTTGCCTTTTTGCAAGATGTCGATCGGCAGCGGGTGCGCCTGGATGAGGCTCTGACCTTGCAAACGATTGATATCACAGACGGCTCCGGTGAAATTCAGTTTATGGAAGTGGGCAGCCAGCTTAGCGCTCTGGATACCGCGACCAAAATGATCACTATTAGCGACAATACGGCTACAAACATGGTGATTCACAAGCTGGGCGGACTGACCGCACTCAATAGCCGATTTCGCGATTGGGGCATGAGCCACACCGTGCTGAATAATCTCTTGGCGGATTTGCAAGGCACGAACACCACCAGCGCCCGCGATTTGTCGCTGCTCCTAACAGCCGTGATCCAGGGAGATTTGCTGTCGCTGCGATCGCGCGATCGCCTGCTCGACATCATGCGCTCCACAGTGAACAACAGCCTCTTGGCGGCAACTCTCGGGCCGGACGCAAAAATCGCCCACAAAACTGGCAACATCGACAGTCTTTCGGGCGATAGCGGGATTGTAGATATGCCCAACGGCAAGCGCTACGTGATTACCGCCTTGGTGCAGCGGTCGGGCGATGCTGGGTCGGCGGCGCAGCTCATTCAGCAAATTTCTCAGGCAACCTATCAATACTTTGCTCAGCCCCCTGCTGTGGCTATCCCGCCCAATGTGCCGGATTCTACGGCTAATCCCGACACCGCGCCTTCGAGCCAGGATCCTAGCGCCTCTGATCCCGCACAGCAGCCAACTCTTTAG
- a CDS encoding DUF1815 family protein, whose product MFLRLAEQHRRFVHDLVMNLQALAIVLERQGYLASCYTCGGQMNSASFMVSLGENHLIRFLVSDYGITWTEMRDDRELMKLEGAEAISQLQELANLVKFQIKPSDGHVSLVRVSGGAA is encoded by the coding sequence ATGTTTTTGCGACTTGCAGAACAGCACCGTCGGTTTGTACATGACCTGGTAATGAATCTCCAGGCATTGGCCATTGTGCTGGAGCGCCAGGGTTACCTCGCATCTTGCTATACCTGCGGCGGTCAGATGAACAGCGCGTCCTTTATGGTGAGTCTGGGCGAGAACCACCTGATCCGCTTTTTGGTGTCAGACTATGGCATTACCTGGACAGAAATGCGCGACGATCGCGAGCTAATGAAGCTCGAAGGCGCGGAGGCAATTAGCCAGCTTCAAGAATTGGCGAACCTCGTAAAGTTCCAGATTAAGCCGTCCGATGGGCATGTTTCGCTGGTACGGGTTTCGGGTGGAGCAGCCTAG
- a CDS encoding transposase: protein MSPTSRLYDALNDFLRQCDIQWQDARHLQTLCWMIIGMIGSQNVHLNGFGVYVRSRAQMAQSHQRRFRRWLSNRRINVASAHHALIGQALSNWQTQRLYLSLDTTVVWNCFCIVWVAVVYRGRTVPVAWKVVAQSSSTVRLWTIQRVLRQAQRLMPEGVAIVLLADRGFADGKLMKYLRENLGWHFRIRIKRSFQFQHQGQWRQVSSVQLQPGQAYFTPAVSVGRTKPYDNVYLAFAHDKLSSENWTIVSDEPTNLQTFAQYRLRFQVEESFLDLKSNGFNLEASRLRDKVALSQLCGVIALTMLFLVLQGVQVVASGKRRQVDAHWKRGMSYLKLGWNWIRLAITHQWKIHVYQFLSCSPDPQPAIASRRQHDDSLKREFTVLSRIPAS, encoded by the coding sequence ATGTCACCGACTTCCCGTCTTTATGATGCGTTGAATGATTTTCTGCGTCAATGCGACATTCAGTGGCAGGATGCTCGCCATCTGCAAACACTGTGCTGGATGATCATTGGCATGATTGGAAGCCAAAACGTTCATCTCAATGGATTTGGGGTGTATGTGAGGAGTCGCGCTCAAATGGCTCAATCCCACCAACGCCGGTTTCGCCGCTGGTTGTCGAATCGGCGGATCAATGTCGCGTCCGCTCATCATGCGCTGATTGGGCAGGCTCTGTCCAACTGGCAGACCCAACGACTCTACTTAAGCCTCGATACAACGGTCGTATGGAATTGTTTCTGCATCGTCTGGGTCGCAGTGGTGTACCGAGGAAGAACGGTTCCGGTCGCTTGGAAAGTGGTGGCGCAATCAAGCAGCACCGTCAGGTTGTGGACGATTCAACGGGTACTGCGGCAAGCGCAACGGCTGATGCCCGAGGGTGTCGCGATTGTCCTTTTGGCAGACCGAGGGTTTGCCGATGGCAAGTTGATGAAATACCTCCGGGAGAATCTGGGTTGGCATTTCCGCATCCGCATCAAACGCTCCTTCCAATTTCAGCACCAAGGGCAGTGGCGCCAGGTATCGTCGGTTCAATTGCAACCAGGACAAGCTTACTTTACGCCTGCAGTGTCGGTGGGTAGAACAAAGCCCTACGACAATGTTTACCTTGCCTTTGCCCACGACAAACTCAGCAGCGAGAATTGGACAATTGTGAGTGATGAGCCGACGAACTTGCAGACGTTTGCCCAATATCGACTGAGATTTCAGGTGGAGGAGTCGTTTTTGGATTTGAAGTCCAACGGGTTTAATCTCGAAGCCTCCAGACTCAGAGACAAGGTTGCCCTTTCCCAGTTGTGTGGGGTAATCGCCTTGACGATGCTGTTCTTAGTTCTCCAAGGGGTGCAAGTGGTCGCATCCGGCAAGCGTCGCCAAGTCGATGCTCACTGGAAGCGCGGCATGAGTTATCTCAAGCTGGGCTGGAATTGGATTCGGCTGGCTATCACTCACCAGTGGAAGATTCACGTTTATCAGTTCCTCTCCTGTTCACCTGACCCTCAACCTGCCATCGCATCAAGGCGACAACACGATGACTCCCTAAAGCGTGAATTCACTGTCCTCAGCCGTATTCCAGCTTCTTAG
- a CDS encoding response regulator transcription factor produces the protein MPRILVIDDDVSISELVAVNLEMAGYDVSQAADGVKGQALALQLLPDLIMLDLMLPKVDGFTVCQRLRRDERTADIPVLMLTALSQTQDKVEGFNAGADDYLTKPFEVEEMLARVRALLRRTDRIPQAAKHTEILNYGPLTLVPERLEAIWFDQTVKLTHLEFELLHCLLQRHGQTVSPSEILKEVWGYDPDDDIETIRVHVRHLRTKLEPDPRHPRYIKTVYGAGYCLELPATAASAETAEV, from the coding sequence ATGCCTCGGATACTTGTAATCGACGACGACGTTTCCATCTCAGAGCTAGTAGCCGTCAATCTAGAAATGGCTGGATATGACGTGAGCCAGGCCGCAGACGGGGTCAAAGGTCAGGCGTTGGCACTGCAACTGTTGCCCGACCTGATTATGCTCGATCTGATGTTGCCAAAGGTAGACGGCTTTACCGTGTGCCAGCGGCTTCGGCGAGACGAGCGCACAGCCGACATCCCCGTGCTAATGCTCACCGCCCTCAGTCAGACCCAAGACAAGGTGGAAGGTTTCAATGCGGGCGCAGACGACTACCTCACCAAGCCCTTCGAGGTGGAGGAAATGCTGGCGAGAGTCCGCGCCCTCCTGCGCCGCACTGATCGCATTCCCCAGGCAGCAAAGCATACGGAAATCCTGAACTATGGCCCGCTGACGCTGGTGCCAGAGCGGCTAGAAGCTATCTGGTTTGACCAGACCGTAAAGCTCACCCATTTGGAATTCGAGCTACTGCACTGCCTGCTGCAACGGCATGGGCAGACAGTTTCCCCTAGCGAAATTCTGAAGGAAGTCTGGGGTTATGATCCCGACGATGATATTGAGACGATTCGGGTTCATGTCCGGCATCTGCGAACCAAGCTAGAGCCTGATCCCCGCCATCCCCGCTATATCAAAACGGTTTACGGCGCAGGCTACTGTCTGGAGCTTCCAGCCACAGCTGCTTCGGCAGAGACGGCAGAAGTATAG
- a CDS encoding Mo-dependent nitrogenase C-terminal domain-containing protein: protein MNWSHYRTPDLALSSWTWLPNDAATSHSNTAPQPPATLYRTAFVAPSLRPQCAPLQPLRQWLNNIEISSEAQARRICQAIPARCPFEREVRVLGKTILRIPPLCKLNPVYEEVVALRFRALCYLADECRVDVTPYC, encoded by the coding sequence ATGAATTGGTCGCATTACAGAACCCCGGATCTGGCGCTCTCTAGCTGGACATGGCTCCCCAACGACGCTGCAACAAGTCACTCCAATACAGCCCCCCAGCCCCCAGCCACGCTCTACAGAACAGCATTTGTTGCACCCTCGCTGCGTCCGCAGTGTGCGCCATTGCAACCCCTACGCCAATGGCTCAACAATATTGAAATTTCAAGTGAAGCTCAGGCCCGTCGGATTTGTCAGGCGATCCCCGCCCGGTGTCCCTTCGAGCGAGAGGTGCGGGTCTTGGGGAAAACGATTCTTCGGATTCCGCCGCTGTGTAAGCTCAATCCCGTCTACGAAGAGGTTGTAGCGCTTCGGTTTCGGGCACTGTGTTACCTAGCAGACGAATGCCGGGTAGATGTAACGCCCTACTGCTAA
- the menB gene encoding 1,4-dihydroxy-2-naphthoyl-CoA synthase, which yields MHADWQTAKSYEDILYHKADGIAKITINRPHKRNAFRPETVAELYDAFSNAREDPRIGVVLLTGAGPHTDGKYAFCAGGDQSVRGQGGYLDQGGTPRLNVLDLQRLIRTMPKVVIALVAGYAIGGGHVLHVVCDLTIAADNAIFGQTGPKVGSFDGGFGASYLARIVGQKKAREIWYLCRQYTAQQALDMGLVNCVVPVEQLEAEGIAWAQEILEKSPIAIRCLKSAFNADCDGQAGLQELAGNATLLYYMTEEGSEGKQAFLEKRSPDFRQYPWLP from the coding sequence ATGCACGCGGACTGGCAGACTGCAAAAAGCTACGAAGATATCCTTTACCACAAGGCAGATGGCATCGCCAAAATCACTATCAACCGCCCCCACAAGCGCAATGCCTTTCGCCCAGAGACGGTTGCCGAACTGTACGATGCCTTTAGCAATGCCCGCGAAGATCCCCGGATTGGGGTGGTGCTGTTGACCGGAGCGGGCCCCCACACGGACGGGAAATACGCCTTTTGCGCGGGCGGGGATCAGAGCGTGCGCGGTCAGGGTGGCTATTTAGATCAAGGCGGCACGCCCCGGCTGAACGTACTGGACTTGCAGCGACTGATCCGCACGATGCCCAAGGTGGTGATTGCTCTCGTGGCGGGCTATGCCATTGGCGGCGGCCATGTCCTCCATGTTGTCTGCGACCTCACCATCGCCGCAGATAACGCTATTTTTGGACAAACTGGGCCCAAGGTCGGCAGTTTTGACGGGGGCTTTGGCGCTAGCTATCTGGCCCGCATTGTTGGACAAAAGAAAGCGAGAGAAATCTGGTATCTCTGCCGCCAGTACACCGCCCAGCAGGCCCTCGATATGGGACTCGTCAACTGTGTTGTGCCTGTGGAGCAGTTGGAAGCCGAGGGGATCGCTTGGGCGCAGGAAATTCTGGAGAAAAGCCCAATCGCCATCCGCTGCCTGAAGTCTGCCTTTAATGCTGATTGTGATGGGCAGGCGGGACTGCAAGAGCTAGCGGGCAATGCAACGCTGCTCTATTACATGACAGAAGAAGGCAGCGAGGGCAAGCAGGCGTTTCTGGAAAAGCGATCGCCCGATTTTCGTCAATATCCCTGGCTACCCTGA
- a CDS encoding RMD1 family protein: MQKLLFPDKDAVKGRAIFLGERLDLRTLEATTPLGRQPLAIAAGSDGCVVLFKYGAVVLFGLDPIEEATFLNNLKPLVQEPFSKPETEEATLRIEPSRAGQVENGIISLQEFSVESLQVVADVLAKSVVLAHYELGTASVFDQIEPFAAGLQRTTKNERWGKELLRQLGRTLSIQHKIVGRVEIIDKPDLLWEAPELERLYARLENEYEIRDRHQALERKLGLISSTAETVLDLLQHNSGLRVEWYVVVLIVVEILLSFYDIFVKA; the protein is encoded by the coding sequence ATGCAAAAGTTACTATTTCCTGACAAAGACGCAGTTAAAGGACGCGCAATTTTTCTTGGAGAGCGCCTCGACTTGCGAACGCTAGAAGCAACCACACCCCTCGGACGGCAACCCTTGGCGATCGCCGCTGGAAGCGATGGCTGTGTGGTTCTCTTTAAATATGGCGCAGTGGTGCTATTCGGGTTAGACCCCATTGAGGAAGCCACTTTTTTAAATAACTTGAAACCCTTAGTGCAGGAGCCGTTCAGCAAGCCTGAAACCGAGGAAGCGACCCTCCGGATCGAGCCGTCGCGAGCGGGGCAGGTGGAAAATGGCATTATCTCGCTGCAAGAATTTAGCGTAGAGTCGCTGCAAGTGGTGGCCGATGTGCTGGCTAAGAGCGTGGTGCTGGCACACTACGAACTGGGCACAGCTAGCGTCTTCGACCAAATCGAACCCTTCGCTGCGGGGCTACAGCGCACCACCAAAAATGAGCGCTGGGGCAAAGAGCTCCTGCGGCAGCTCGGACGGACGTTATCCATTCAGCATAAAATCGTGGGTCGGGTCGAAATTATCGACAAACCCGACCTGCTTTGGGAAGCACCCGAACTGGAGCGACTTTACGCCCGCTTAGAAAATGAGTATGAAATCCGCGATCGCCATCAGGCTCTAGAACGCAAGCTAGGACTGATTTCCAGTACAGCAGAAACAGTATTAGATCTACTCCAGCACAACAGCGGCCTGCGCGTAGAGTGGTACGTTGTTGTGCTGATCGTAGTGGAAATACTGCTGTCGTTTTACGACATCTTTGTCAAGGCCTGA
- a CDS encoding tRNA (cytidine(34)-2'-O)-methyltransferase — MPSVVLVNPQIPPNTGNIARTCAATCTPLHLVGPLGFEISDRYLKRAGLDYWKYVDLYYHSDLQAFQRSHAQQGGRWIGFSTSGLCSYTKFQYRDDDWLLFGCETTGLPANVLAACHTVVKIPMAQPSVRSLNLSVSAALGLFEARRQLGLLD, encoded by the coding sequence ATGCCCAGCGTTGTTCTCGTTAATCCCCAGATTCCCCCAAACACGGGCAATATTGCCCGCACCTGCGCCGCCACCTGTACACCACTGCATCTGGTTGGCCCCTTAGGCTTTGAAATTAGCGATCGCTATCTCAAGCGGGCGGGGCTGGATTACTGGAAATACGTAGACCTCTACTATCATTCTGACCTGCAAGCATTCCAGCGCTCCCATGCCCAGCAGGGAGGACGATGGATCGGCTTCAGCACTTCAGGGTTATGTAGCTATACAAAGTTTCAGTATCGAGATGACGATTGGCTGTTGTTTGGCTGTGAAACGACAGGTCTACCGGCCAACGTATTAGCTGCCTGCCACACTGTCGTCAAAATTCCAATGGCTCAACCCAGTGTTCGCAGCCTCAATCTCTCAGTCAGCGCTGCTTTGGGGCTTTTCGAAGCGCGTCGCCAGCTTGGGCTTTTAGACTAG